A portion of the Pseudomonas sp. GR 6-02 genome contains these proteins:
- the rpsU gene encoding 30S ribosomal protein S21 yields MPAVKVKENEPFDVALRRFKRSCEKAGVLAEVRSREFYEKPTSERKRKAAAAVKRHAKKVQREQRRAVRLY; encoded by the coding sequence ATGCCAGCCGTCAAAGTTAAAGAGAACGAACCCTTCGACGTAGCTCTGCGTCGTTTCAAGCGCTCCTGCGAAAAAGCCGGTGTACTGGCTGAAGTTCGTAGCCGCGAATTTTACGAGAAGCCTACTTCTGAGCGTAAGCGCAAAGCAGCAGCCGCTGTTAAGCGTCACGCCAAGAAAGTACAGCGCGAACAGCGCCGCGCCGTTCGTCTGTACTAA
- the dnaG gene encoding DNA primase: MAGLIPQSFIDDLLNRTDIVDVVSSRLQMKKAGKNYTACCPFHKEKTPSFSVSPDKQFYYCFGCGAGGNALGFIMDHDNLDFPQAVEELAKAAGMEIPREESGRPHKPRQPTDSPLYPLLTAAADFYRQALKSHPARKAAVDYLKGRGLTGEIARDFGLGFAPPGWDNLFKHLSSDTLQQKAMIDAGLLVENAETGKRYDRFRDRVMFPIRDSRGRIIAFGGRVLGDDKPKYLNSPETPVFHKGQELYGLYEARKNNRNLDEIIVVEGYMDVIALAQQGLRNAVATLGTATSEEHLKRLFRVVPNVLFCFDGDQAGRNAAWRALEATLPSLQDGRRARFLFLPEGEDPDTLVRSEGTDAFRARINQHAQPLADYFFQQLTEESDPRSLEGKAHMATLAAPLIDKVPGANLRILMRQRLTEITGLSGEAVSQLVQSAPQEAPPAYDPGIDYDAMPDYSDYHQPQVQEMYVPQQEWTPKKTGAGGKKWDKKPWDKNGKRGGDRDQPRAPRVPAAVEPPTLAALRTLLHHPQLAEKVEDAGHFAAEDHTNTQLLVALLEAVQKNPKLNSFQLIARWHGTEQGRLLKALAEKEWLIDGDNLEQQFFDTITSLSARQRERNLEQLLRKARQSELSAEEKNQLRDLLSRNVCASNPTSTGA, encoded by the coding sequence ATGGCCGGGCTAATTCCCCAGAGCTTCATTGACGACCTTCTGAACCGCACCGACATCGTCGATGTGGTCAGCTCGCGCCTGCAAATGAAAAAGGCCGGCAAGAACTACACTGCCTGCTGCCCGTTTCACAAAGAGAAAACCCCCTCCTTCAGCGTCAGCCCCGACAAACAGTTCTATTACTGCTTCGGTTGCGGCGCTGGCGGTAACGCCCTCGGCTTCATCATGGACCACGACAACCTGGACTTCCCCCAGGCAGTCGAAGAACTGGCCAAAGCCGCCGGCATGGAAATCCCCCGCGAAGAAAGCGGCCGACCGCACAAACCGCGGCAGCCCACCGATTCGCCGCTGTATCCGCTGCTCACCGCTGCCGCCGATTTTTACCGCCAGGCCCTGAAAAGCCATCCGGCGCGCAAAGCGGCCGTGGATTACTTGAAAGGTCGTGGATTGACCGGCGAAATTGCTCGGGATTTCGGCCTCGGATTCGCTCCGCCCGGCTGGGATAATCTGTTCAAGCATCTGAGCAGCGACACCCTGCAGCAAAAGGCCATGATCGATGCCGGCCTGCTGGTGGAGAACGCCGAAACCGGCAAGCGCTATGACCGCTTCCGCGATCGCGTGATGTTCCCGATCCGTGACAGTCGCGGGCGCATCATCGCCTTCGGCGGCCGGGTACTGGGCGACGACAAGCCGAAATACCTGAACTCACCGGAAACCCCGGTTTTCCATAAGGGCCAGGAACTCTATGGCCTTTACGAAGCGCGCAAGAACAACCGCAACCTCGACGAAATCATCGTCGTCGAAGGCTACATGGACGTCATCGCCCTCGCCCAGCAAGGCCTGCGCAATGCTGTGGCAACCCTGGGCACCGCCACCAGCGAAGAGCACTTGAAGCGACTGTTTCGCGTCGTACCCAACGTACTGTTCTGCTTCGACGGCGACCAGGCCGGCCGCAACGCTGCCTGGCGTGCACTGGAAGCGACGTTGCCGAGCCTGCAGGACGGACGGCGTGCACGCTTTCTATTCCTGCCCGAAGGCGAAGACCCGGACACACTGGTCCGCTCCGAAGGCACTGACGCCTTCCGCGCGCGGATCAATCAGCATGCACAGCCATTGGCCGATTATTTTTTCCAACAGCTGACCGAGGAATCGGACCCGCGCTCGCTTGAAGGCAAGGCCCACATGGCTACCCTCGCCGCGCCACTGATCGACAAGGTTCCGGGCGCCAACCTACGCATTCTGATGCGCCAGCGCCTGACCGAAATTACCGGGCTCAGCGGCGAAGCCGTGAGTCAACTGGTGCAAAGCGCACCTCAGGAAGCACCACCGGCTTACGACCCGGGCATTGATTACGACGCCATGCCCGATTACAGCGACTACCATCAGCCGCAGGTGCAAGAGATGTATGTGCCGCAGCAGGAGTGGACGCCGAAAAAAACCGGCGCAGGCGGCAAGAAATGGGACAAAAAGCCGTGGGACAAGAACGGCAAACGTGGCGGCGATCGCGATCAACCGCGCGCGCCACGGGTACCGGCTGCTGTGGAGCCACCCACCCTGGCCGCCTTGCGCACGTTGCTGCATCACCCGCAATTGGCCGAAAAAGTCGAGGATGCCGGGCACTTTGCGGCCGAAGACCACACTAACACGCAACTGCTGGTCGCCCTGCTCGAAGCCGTACAGAAGAATCCCAAGCTAAACTCATTTCAACTGATTGCGCGTTGGCACGGCACTGAACAGGGCCGACTGCTGAAAGCGCTGGCAGAAAAGGAATGGCTGATTGATGGAGATAACCTTGAACAACAGTTTTTCGACACCATTACTAGCTTGTCAGCCCGCCAACGCGAGCGAAATCTGGAACAACTTCTTCGAAAAGCGCGTCAAAGTGAGTTGAGTGCCGAAGAGAAAAATCAACTGCGCGACCTTTTAAGCCGCAATGTTTGCGCATCAAACCCGACCTCAACTGGCGCGTGA
- the plsY gene encoding glycerol-3-phosphate 1-O-acyltransferase PlsY, with translation MFWSLAIFAYLLGSLSFAILLSRLTGNPDPRMSGSGNAGATNMFRLAGKKLAILTLLGDLCKGLLPVLVAGAMGLSLQEQAWIGVFAVIGHLFPLYFRFRGGKGVATAAGMLLGLYPPAALLAVCAWLLTFYLTRTSSLAALIATPLTLPLLAWQEPAALLPMSALTGLIVWRHRGNLRDLFAGRERHF, from the coding sequence ATGTTTTGGTCACTGGCGATTTTCGCCTACCTGCTCGGCTCTCTGTCCTTCGCCATTTTGCTCAGCCGCCTGACCGGTAACCCCGATCCGCGAATGAGTGGCTCGGGCAATGCCGGTGCCACCAATATGTTTCGTCTGGCCGGCAAAAAACTCGCCATCCTGACCTTGCTCGGCGACCTCTGCAAAGGCCTGCTGCCAGTGCTGGTCGCAGGTGCAATGGGCCTTTCACTGCAGGAACAGGCCTGGATCGGCGTCTTCGCCGTCATCGGTCACCTGTTTCCACTGTACTTCCGCTTTCGCGGCGGCAAGGGTGTCGCCACCGCGGCCGGCATGCTGCTGGGGCTCTATCCACCCGCTGCGCTGCTGGCGGTCTGTGCCTGGCTGTTGACGTTCTACCTGACCCGCACCAGCTCACTCGCCGCCCTGATTGCCACACCCCTGACCCTGCCGCTGCTCGCCTGGCAAGAACCGGCGGCACTGCTGCCTATGAGCGCACTCACGGGGCTGATCGTCTGGCGTCATCGCGGCAATCTACGCGACCTGTTTGCCGGGCGCGAACGGCATTTTTAA
- the rpoD gene encoding RNA polymerase sigma factor RpoD: MSGKAQQQSRIKELITLGREQGYLTYAEVNDHLPEDISDPEQVEDIIRMINDMGINVFEVAPDKDSLMLADADTDEAAAEEAAAALAAVETDIGRTTDPVRMYMREMGTVELLTREGEIEIAKRIEEGIREVMGAIAHFPGTVDHILSEYTRVTTEGGRLSDVLSGYIDPDDGIAPPAAEVPPPVDPKAVKADDDTDDDDAEASDDEEEAESGPDPVIAAQRFGAVADQMEITRKALKKHGRYNKAAIAELLALAELFMPIKLVPKQFEGLVERVRSALDRLRQQERAIMQLCVRDARMPRADFLRQFPGNEVDESWSDALAKGKSKYAEAIGRLQPDIIRCQQKLTALETETGLTIAEIKDINRRMSIGEAKARRAKKEMVEANLRLVISIAKKYTNRGLQFLDLIQEGNIGLMKAVDKFEYRRGYKFSTYATWWIRQAITRSIADQARTIRIPVHMIETINKLNRISRQMLQEMGREPTPEELGERMEMPEDKIRKVLKIAKEPISMETPIGDDEDSHLGDFIEDSTMQSPIDVATVESLKEATREVLSGLTAREAKVLRMRFGIDMNTDHTLEEVGKQFDVTRERIRQIEAKALRKLRHPTRSEHLRSFLDE, encoded by the coding sequence ATGTCCGGAAAAGCGCAACAGCAGTCTCGTATCAAAGAGTTGATCACACTTGGTCGTGAGCAGGGCTACCTGACTTACGCGGAGGTCAACGACCACCTGCCGGAGGATATTTCAGATCCGGAACAGGTGGAAGACATCATCCGCATGATCAATGACATGGGGATCAACGTATTCGAGGTTGCGCCAGATAAGGATTCCCTTATGCTGGCCGACGCCGATACCGACGAAGCCGCGGCCGAAGAGGCAGCAGCAGCGTTGGCAGCGGTCGAGACCGACATTGGTCGCACCACCGACCCAGTGCGCATGTACATGCGTGAAATGGGTACGGTAGAGCTCCTCACACGTGAAGGCGAAATCGAAATCGCCAAGCGTATTGAAGAGGGCATCCGCGAAGTGATGGGCGCAATCGCGCACTTCCCTGGCACGGTTGACCATATTCTCTCCGAGTACACTCGCGTCACCACCGAAGGTGGCCGCCTGTCCGACGTCCTGAGCGGTTATATCGACCCGGACGACGGCATTGCGCCGCCTGCAGCCGAAGTGCCACCGCCTGTCGACCCGAAAGCCGTGAAAGCGGACGACGACACCGACGACGATGACGCCGAAGCAAGCGATGACGAAGAAGAAGCCGAAAGCGGTCCGGATCCGGTCATCGCCGCACAGCGTTTTGGCGCTGTCGCCGATCAGATGGAAATCACCCGCAAGGCGCTGAAAAAGCACGGTCGCTACAACAAGGCTGCGATTGCCGAGCTGTTGGCCCTGGCTGAGCTGTTCATGCCGATCAAACTGGTGCCGAAGCAATTCGAAGGCCTGGTCGAGCGTGTTCGCAGTGCCCTGGATCGTCTGCGTCAGCAAGAGCGCGCGATCATGCAATTGTGCGTTCGTGATGCCCGCATGCCGCGTGCCGACTTCCTGCGCCAGTTCCCGGGCAATGAAGTCGACGAAAGCTGGAGCGATGCACTGGCCAAAGGCAAAAGCAAATACGCTGAAGCCATTGGTCGCCTGCAACCGGACATCATTCGTTGCCAGCAGAAGCTGACCGCGCTGGAAACCGAAACCGGTTTGACGATTGCCGAGATCAAGGACATCAACCGTCGCATGTCGATCGGTGAGGCCAAGGCCCGCCGCGCGAAGAAAGAGATGGTCGAAGCGAACTTGCGTCTGGTGATCTCCATCGCCAAGAAGTACACCAACCGTGGCCTGCAGTTCCTCGATCTGATCCAGGAAGGCAACATTGGCTTGATGAAAGCGGTAGACAAGTTCGAATACCGCCGCGGCTACAAATTCTCGACTTATGCCACCTGGTGGATCCGTCAGGCGATCACTCGCTCGATCGCCGACCAGGCCCGCACCATCCGTATTCCGGTGCACATGATCGAGACGATCAACAAGCTCAACCGTATTTCCCGGCAGATGTTGCAGGAAATGGGTCGCGAACCGACCCCGGAAGAGCTGGGCGAACGCATGGAAATGCCTGAGGACAAGATCCGCAAGGTATTGAAGATCGCTAAAGAGCCGATCTCCATGGAAACCCCGATCGGTGATGACGAAGACTCCCATCTGGGTGACTTCATCGAAGACTCGACCATGCAGTCGCCAATCGATGTCGCCACCGTTGAGAGCCTTAAAGAAGCGACACGCGAAGTCCTGTCCGGCCTCACTGCCCGTGAAGCCAAGGTTTTGCGCATGCGTTTCGGTATCGACATGAATACCGACCACACCCTCGAGGAGGTTGGTAAGCAGTTCGACGTGACCCGTGAACGGATTCGTCAGATCGAAGCCAAGGCGCTGCGCAAGCTGCGCCACCCGACGAGAAGCGAGCATTTGCGCTCCTTCCTCGACGAGTGA
- the folK gene encoding 2-amino-4-hydroxy-6-hydroxymethyldihydropteridine diphosphokinase yields the protein MSLTQVYLGLGSNIERESHLQAGLDALAGFLVDMRCSAVFESQPVGIKSGPFFNFVVSAYTDLPLMELDRRLKFIEADNGRYAPDRKGLPLDIDVLLFGDLVGNFDGLVLPRAEILKNAFVLWPLSLIAPDRVHPGVGKSFATLWSEARIDQVLAPVAFEWRGEQLTPSDML from the coding sequence ATGTCGCTGACTCAGGTGTACCTCGGGCTCGGTAGCAATATCGAGCGCGAATCCCATTTGCAGGCTGGCCTGGACGCCCTGGCGGGTTTCCTGGTGGATATGCGCTGCTCGGCGGTGTTCGAAAGCCAGCCGGTGGGGATCAAGAGCGGGCCGTTTTTCAACTTTGTGGTCTCGGCCTATACCGATCTACCGTTGATGGAGCTGGATCGACGGCTGAAATTCATCGAGGCGGATAACGGCCGTTACGCGCCGGACCGCAAGGGCTTGCCGCTGGATATCGACGTGCTGCTGTTCGGCGATCTGGTGGGCAATTTCGATGGGTTGGTGTTGCCGCGGGCAGAGATTCTGAAAAACGCCTTCGTGCTGTGGCCGTTGTCGCTGATTGCGCCGGACAGAGTGCATCCGGGTGTAGGCAAAAGCTTTGCGACCTTGTGGAGCGAGGCGCGGATCGATCAGGTGTTGGCGCCGGTGGCTTTTGAGTGGCGCGGTGAGCAGTTGACCCCTTCCGATATGCTGTAA
- the folB gene encoding dihydroneopterin aldolase, with translation MDRVFIEGLEVDTVIGAYDWERGIRQCLRLDLSFAWDNRPAAAGDDLTLALDYASVSSRIQAFAEQAQFQLVETFAERLTEVLMSEFKITWMHLKLTKPGAVPAAKGVGVEIERGCR, from the coding sequence TTGGACAGAGTGTTTATCGAGGGCCTGGAAGTCGACACCGTGATTGGTGCCTACGACTGGGAACGAGGCATCCGACAGTGTCTGCGACTTGATCTGAGCTTCGCCTGGGACAATCGTCCGGCCGCTGCTGGTGATGACCTGACCCTGGCGCTTGACTACGCGAGCGTTTCGTCACGCATCCAGGCTTTTGCCGAGCAGGCGCAGTTCCAGCTGGTCGAGACGTTTGCCGAGCGTCTGACAGAAGTGCTGATGAGTGAGTTCAAGATCACCTGGATGCACCTCAAGCTGACCAAGCCAGGTGCCGTTCCGGCGGCCAAGGGCGTGGGTGTGGAGATCGAGCGCGGATGTCGCTGA
- the tsaD gene encoding tRNA (adenosine(37)-N6)-threonylcarbamoyltransferase complex transferase subunit TsaD: MLVLGLETSCDETGVALYDSERGLLADALFSQIDLHRAYGGVVPELASRDHVKRMLPLIRQVLAEADCVPTEIDAIAYTAGPGLVGALLVGASCAQALAFAWGIPALGVHHMEGHLLAPMLEPQPPEFPFVALLVSGGHTQLVQVDGIGQYTLLGETLDDAAGEAFDKTAKMMGLNYPGGPEIARLAAQGVDGRFVFPRPMCDRPGLAFSFSGLKTFALNTWQQCVSAGDDGEQARCDISLAFQQAVVETLTIKCKRALKQAGMKRLVIAGGVSANKALRTSLEKMLGDMRGDVFYARPEFCTDNGAMIAFAGCQRLRAGQHESLAISVQARWPMEQLSAL, encoded by the coding sequence ATGCTAGTACTGGGATTAGAAACCTCTTGCGACGAAACCGGTGTCGCACTTTACGACAGTGAACGCGGGTTGTTGGCCGATGCGCTGTTCAGTCAGATCGACCTGCATCGCGCTTATGGCGGCGTTGTGCCGGAGCTGGCTTCGCGCGATCACGTCAAACGCATGCTGCCCTTGATCCGTCAGGTGCTGGCGGAGGCCGACTGCGTGCCGACCGAGATCGACGCCATCGCTTATACCGCCGGCCCCGGCCTGGTCGGAGCCCTGCTGGTAGGGGCTTCCTGCGCGCAGGCGCTGGCTTTTGCCTGGGGTATCCCGGCACTGGGCGTGCACCACATGGAAGGTCACTTGCTGGCGCCGATGCTGGAGCCGCAGCCACCGGAGTTCCCGTTCGTCGCTTTGTTGGTCTCGGGCGGTCATACGCAGCTGGTTCAGGTCGATGGGATCGGTCAGTACACGCTCTTGGGCGAGACCCTCGACGATGCCGCCGGTGAAGCGTTCGACAAAACTGCAAAAATGATGGGCCTCAATTACCCGGGCGGTCCGGAGATCGCTCGTCTGGCGGCGCAAGGCGTTGACGGACGTTTCGTCTTCCCGCGTCCGATGTGTGATCGCCCGGGCCTGGCGTTTAGCTTCAGCGGTTTGAAAACCTTCGCCTTGAACACCTGGCAGCAATGCGTCAGCGCCGGGGACGACGGCGAGCAAGCCCGTTGCGACATCTCGCTGGCGTTCCAGCAGGCCGTGGTGGAGACTTTGACCATCAAGTGCAAGCGTGCCCTGAAACAGGCTGGCATGAAGCGTCTGGTGATCGCTGGCGGCGTCAGCGCCAACAAGGCGTTGCGTACGTCACTGGAAAAAATGCTCGGCGACATGAGGGGCGATGTGTTTTATGCCCGTCCGGAGTTCTGCACCGACAACGGTGCGATGATTGCGTTTGCCGGCTGCCAGCGCTTGCGGGCCGGTCAGCACGAAAGCCTGGCAATCAGCGTGCAGGCGCGCTGGCCGATGGAGCAGTTGTCGGCGCTGTGA